From the Macaca nemestrina isolate mMacNem1 chromosome 7, mMacNem.hap1, whole genome shotgun sequence genome, one window contains:
- the LOC105488008 gene encoding protein fem-1 homolog B isoform X1, with translation MEGLAGYVYKAASEGKVLTLAALLLNRSESDIRYLLGYVSQQGGQRSTPLIIAARNGHAKVVRLLLEHYRVQTQQTGTVRFDGYVIDGATALWCAAGAGHFEVVKLLVSHGANVNHTTVTNSTPLRAACFDGRLDIVKYLVENNANISIANKYDNTCLMIAAYKGHTDVVRYLLEQRADPNAKAHCGATALHFAAEAGHIDIVKELIKWRAAIVVNGHGMTPLKVAAESCKADVVELLLSHADCDRRSRIEALELLGASFANDRENYDIIKTYHYLYLAMLERFQDGDNILEKEVLPPIHAYGNRTECRNPQELESIRQDRDALHMEGLIVRERILGADNIDVSHPIIYRGAVYADNMEFEQCIKLWLHALHLRQKGNRNTHKDLLRFAQVFSQMIHLNETVKAPDIECVLRCSVLEIEQSMNRVKNISDADVHNAMDNYECNLYTFLYLVCISTKTQCSEEDQCKINKQIYNLIHLDPRTREGFTLLHLAVNSNTPVDDFHTNDVCSFPNALVTKLLLDCGAEVNAVDNEGNSALHIIVQYNRPISDFLTLHSIIISLVEAGAHTDMTNKQNKTPLDKSTTGVSEILLKTQMKMSLKCLAARAVRANDINYQDQIPRTLEEFVGFH, from the exons ATGGAGGGCCTGGCTGGCTATGTATACAAGGCGGCCAGCGAGGGCAAGGTGCTGACTCTGGCCGCCTTGCTTCTCAATCGGTCTGAAAGCGACATCCGCTATCTGCTTGGCTATGTCAGCCAGCAGGGAGGGCAGCGCTCCACGCCCCTCATCATCGCAGCCCGCAATGGACACGCAAAGGTGGTACGCTTGCTCTTAGAACATTACCGGGTGCAGACTCAGCAGACTGGCACCGTCCGCTTCGATGG GTATGTCAttgatggtgccactgctctTTGGTGTGCAGCTGGAGCAGGACATTTTGAAGTTGTTAAACTTCTAGTCAGCCATGGAGCCAACGTGAATCATACCACAGTAACTAATTCAACCCCCCTGCGGGCAGCATGCTTTGATGGCAGACTGGACATTGTGAAATACTTGGTTGAAAATAATGCCAACATCAGCATTGCCAACAAATATGACAACACCTGCCTAATGATTGCAGCATATAAGGGACACACTGATGTGGTCAGATACCTTTTAGAACAACGTGCTGATCCCAATGCTAAAGCACATTGTGGAGCCACAGCATTGCACTTTGCAGCTGAAGCTGGGCACATAGATATTGTGAAAGAGCTGATAAAATGGCGTGCTGCTATAGTAGTGAATGGCCATGGGATGACGCCGTTGAAAGTAGCTGCCGAAAGCTGTAAAGCTGATGTCGTTGAACTGTTGCTCTCTCATGCTGATTGTGACCGAAGAAGTCGGATTGAAGCTTTGGAACTCTTGGGTGCCTCCTTTGCAAATGACCGTGAGAACTATGACATCATAAAGACATACCACTATCTATATTTAGCCATGTTAGAGAGGTTTCAAGATGGTGATAACATTCTCGAAAAAGAGGTTCTTCCACCAATCCATGCTTATGGGAATAGAACTGAATGTAGAAATCCTCAGGAACTGGAGTCCATTCGGCAAGACAGAGATGCTCTTCATATGGAAGGCCTTATAGTTCGGGAACGGATTTTAGGTGCTGACAATATTGATGTTTCTCATCCCATCATTTACAGGGGAGCTGTTTATGCGGATAACATGGAATTTGAGCAGTGTATCAAGTTGTGGCTTCACGCCCTGCACCTCAGACAAAAAGGTAACAGGAACACCCACAAGGATCTTCTTCGATTTGCTCAAGTTTTCTCACAAATGATACATTTGAATGAAACTGTGAAGGCCCCAGACATAGAATGTGTTTTGAGATGCAGTGTTTTGGAAATAGAACAAAGTATGAACAGAGTGAAAAATATATCAGATGCTGATGTCCACAATGCTATGGACAATTATGAATGTAATCTCTATACCTTTCTGTATTTAGTATGCATCTCTACCAAAACGCAGTGCAGTGAAGAAGATCAGTGCAAAATTAACAAGCAGATATACAACCTGATTCACCTTGATCCCAGAACTCGTgaaggtttcaccttgttgcatCTGGCTGTCAATTCCAATACTCCGGTTGATGATTTCCACACCAATGACGTCTGCAGCTTTCCAAACGCACTTGTCACAAAGCTCCTACTGGACTGTGGTGCAGAGGTGAATGCCGTGGACAATGAGGGAAACAGTGCCCTTCATATTATCGTTCAGTACAACAGGCCCATCAGTGATTTTTTGACCTTGCACTCCATCATCATTAGCCTAGTTGAAGCTGGAGCTCACACTGACATGACGAATAAACAGAATAAGACTCCGCTAGACAAAAGTACAACTGGGGTATCTGAAATACTACTTAAAACTCAAATGAAGATGAGTCTCAAGTGCCTGGCTGCCCGAGCAGTTCGGGCTAATGACATTAACTACCAAGACCAGATCCCCAGAACTCTTGAAGAGTTTGTTGGATTTCATTAA
- the LOC105488008 gene encoding protein fem-1 homolog B isoform X2, with protein sequence MLSLIVKSFHHLMHTICFKRYVIDGATALWCAAGAGHFEVVKLLVSHGANVNHTTVTNSTPLRAACFDGRLDIVKYLVENNANISIANKYDNTCLMIAAYKGHTDVVRYLLEQRADPNAKAHCGATALHFAAEAGHIDIVKELIKWRAAIVVNGHGMTPLKVAAESCKADVVELLLSHADCDRRSRIEALELLGASFANDRENYDIIKTYHYLYLAMLERFQDGDNILEKEVLPPIHAYGNRTECRNPQELESIRQDRDALHMEGLIVRERILGADNIDVSHPIIYRGAVYADNMEFEQCIKLWLHALHLRQKGNRNTHKDLLRFAQVFSQMIHLNETVKAPDIECVLRCSVLEIEQSMNRVKNISDADVHNAMDNYECNLYTFLYLVCISTKTQCSEEDQCKINKQIYNLIHLDPRTREGFTLLHLAVNSNTPVDDFHTNDVCSFPNALVTKLLLDCGAEVNAVDNEGNSALHIIVQYNRPISDFLTLHSIIISLVEAGAHTDMTNKQNKTPLDKSTTGVSEILLKTQMKMSLKCLAARAVRANDINYQDQIPRTLEEFVGFH encoded by the exons ATGTTATCTCTTATTGTGAAAAGTTTCCATCATCTGATGCATACTATTTGTTTTAAAAG GTATGTCAttgatggtgccactgctctTTGGTGTGCAGCTGGAGCAGGACATTTTGAAGTTGTTAAACTTCTAGTCAGCCATGGAGCCAACGTGAATCATACCACAGTAACTAATTCAACCCCCCTGCGGGCAGCATGCTTTGATGGCAGACTGGACATTGTGAAATACTTGGTTGAAAATAATGCCAACATCAGCATTGCCAACAAATATGACAACACCTGCCTAATGATTGCAGCATATAAGGGACACACTGATGTGGTCAGATACCTTTTAGAACAACGTGCTGATCCCAATGCTAAAGCACATTGTGGAGCCACAGCATTGCACTTTGCAGCTGAAGCTGGGCACATAGATATTGTGAAAGAGCTGATAAAATGGCGTGCTGCTATAGTAGTGAATGGCCATGGGATGACGCCGTTGAAAGTAGCTGCCGAAAGCTGTAAAGCTGATGTCGTTGAACTGTTGCTCTCTCATGCTGATTGTGACCGAAGAAGTCGGATTGAAGCTTTGGAACTCTTGGGTGCCTCCTTTGCAAATGACCGTGAGAACTATGACATCATAAAGACATACCACTATCTATATTTAGCCATGTTAGAGAGGTTTCAAGATGGTGATAACATTCTCGAAAAAGAGGTTCTTCCACCAATCCATGCTTATGGGAATAGAACTGAATGTAGAAATCCTCAGGAACTGGAGTCCATTCGGCAAGACAGAGATGCTCTTCATATGGAAGGCCTTATAGTTCGGGAACGGATTTTAGGTGCTGACAATATTGATGTTTCTCATCCCATCATTTACAGGGGAGCTGTTTATGCGGATAACATGGAATTTGAGCAGTGTATCAAGTTGTGGCTTCACGCCCTGCACCTCAGACAAAAAGGTAACAGGAACACCCACAAGGATCTTCTTCGATTTGCTCAAGTTTTCTCACAAATGATACATTTGAATGAAACTGTGAAGGCCCCAGACATAGAATGTGTTTTGAGATGCAGTGTTTTGGAAATAGAACAAAGTATGAACAGAGTGAAAAATATATCAGATGCTGATGTCCACAATGCTATGGACAATTATGAATGTAATCTCTATACCTTTCTGTATTTAGTATGCATCTCTACCAAAACGCAGTGCAGTGAAGAAGATCAGTGCAAAATTAACAAGCAGATATACAACCTGATTCACCTTGATCCCAGAACTCGTgaaggtttcaccttgttgcatCTGGCTGTCAATTCCAATACTCCGGTTGATGATTTCCACACCAATGACGTCTGCAGCTTTCCAAACGCACTTGTCACAAAGCTCCTACTGGACTGTGGTGCAGAGGTGAATGCCGTGGACAATGAGGGAAACAGTGCCCTTCATATTATCGTTCAGTACAACAGGCCCATCAGTGATTTTTTGACCTTGCACTCCATCATCATTAGCCTAGTTGAAGCTGGAGCTCACACTGACATGACGAATAAACAGAATAAGACTCCGCTAGACAAAAGTACAACTGGGGTATCTGAAATACTACTTAAAACTCAAATGAAGATGAGTCTCAAGTGCCTGGCTGCCCGAGCAGTTCGGGCTAATGACATTAACTACCAAGACCAGATCCCCAGAACTCTTGAAGAGTTTGTTGGATTTCATTAA